One segment of Leptospiraceae bacterium DNA contains the following:
- the rfaE2 gene encoding D-glycero-beta-D-manno-heptose 1-phosphate adenylyltransferase, with amino-acid sequence MILETIQRKIISFSNVLDFKNTLSAKPIVFTNGCFDILHLGHLTYLSQARELGNFLWVGINSDLSVKKLKGEHRPINSEEDRAILLASLVFVDAVTIFSENTPVSILEIMKPDVHVKGGDYIAEEMPEYNTIISYGGVVKILPFVAGKSSTSIINKIKG; translated from the coding sequence ATGATACTAGAGACTATTCAAAGAAAAATCATTTCGTTTTCTAATGTTTTAGATTTCAAAAATACACTTAGCGCAAAACCAATCGTATTCACAAATGGGTGTTTCGACATACTTCATTTAGGTCATTTAACTTATCTTTCGCAGGCTCGTGAACTTGGAAATTTTCTTTGGGTAGGGATTAATTCTGATTTGTCAGTAAAGAAATTAAAAGGAGAACATCGCCCCATCAATTCAGAAGAGGATCGCGCTATTTTACTTGCCTCTCTTGTATTCGTAGATGCTGTAACAATTTTTTCGGAAAATACTCCTGTATCTATTTTAGAAATTATGAAACCGGATGTCCATGTAAAAGGTGGGGACTATATCGCCGAAGAAATGCCGGAATACAATACAATTATCTCTTACGGCGGAGTTGTTAAAATTCTTCCGTTCGTAGCTGGCAAATCGAGTACGAGTATTATAAATAAAATTAAAGGATGA
- the rfaE1 gene encoding D-glycero-beta-D-manno-heptose-7-phosphate kinase: MKIAQKNFFKFTEKLSKIKILVVGDAVLDEYLFGEVNRISPEAPVPVVLVKEDKITLGGAGNVIKNLSSIGVKSQFYAKCGKDLKAEKLKSLLHEEGLGIHDLHLTESSEIPTILKTRVIASHQQICRIDREKVIELTAKEQKYILENYAKSLNECDGVILSDYDKGYFNEKLIVDLITLAKKKKRFIAVDPQVRHFFLYKGISIMTPNHHEAGGALGRKLITDEEVAKAAIEISQKLGTESMMITRGEKGMTLYSSKLKKIYHIPTVAKEVYDVTGAGDTVISLYSAFRTAGMSELESTLISNAGAGVVVEKLGASTVTIDELEKALVKRKLLE, translated from the coding sequence ATGAAAATAGCTCAAAAAAACTTTTTCAAATTTACCGAAAAATTATCCAAAATAAAAATTCTAGTCGTAGGTGATGCAGTTCTAGATGAATACCTCTTCGGAGAGGTTAACCGCATTTCGCCGGAAGCTCCAGTTCCTGTAGTATTAGTTAAAGAAGACAAAATTACGTTAGGCGGTGCAGGTAACGTGATAAAAAATCTTAGTTCTATTGGAGTAAAATCCCAATTTTACGCGAAATGTGGAAAGGATTTAAAAGCCGAAAAGTTGAAATCTCTTTTACATGAAGAAGGACTTGGAATTCACGACTTACATTTAACAGAATCCTCAGAAATCCCAACAATTTTAAAAACGAGGGTAATCGCATCTCACCAACAAATCTGTAGAATAGACAGAGAAAAAGTAATCGAACTTACGGCAAAAGAACAAAAATATATTTTAGAAAATTATGCAAAGTCTTTAAACGAATGTGATGGAGTTATTCTATCCGATTATGACAAAGGATATTTCAACGAAAAATTAATCGTAGATTTAATAACACTAGCTAAAAAAAAGAAGCGGTTTATCGCCGTTGATCCTCAAGTGAGACATTTCTTTTTGTACAAAGGAATTTCCATCATGACACCGAACCACCACGAAGCAGGCGGCGCACTTGGACGAAAATTAATCACAGATGAAGAAGTAGCAAAAGCGGCTATCGAAATTTCTCAAAAACTTGGAACGGAATCAATGATGATTACCCGCGGAGAAAAAGGAATGACTCTTTACAGTTCAAAATTAAAAAAAATCTATCATATCCCTACTGTAGCAAAAGAAGTATATGATGTTACCGGTGCAGGGGATACTGTAATTAGCCTCTATTCCGCTTTTAGAACCGCAGGAATGTCAGAGTTAGAATCTACTTTAATTTCCAATGCAGGTGCAGGAGTTGTAGTCGAAAAACTGGGAGCATCTACAGTTACGATAGATGAACTAGAAAAAGCGTTAGTGAAAAGGAAACTCTTAGAATGA
- a CDS encoding SH3 domain-containing protein translates to MITLIFGKTIHSKMAQMTTIALNFTIYFAFIFTLTLTAKENGVCYIWSEGDSQGLIECKSSSLEDCSKGNKSITKNDTAFQNYTGKLFRNEQGQSIHEFKTGSADICDKEFIKEARESELTMCDNWGKAVYSTGLKVGDNAFVYGKSVNVRESANNKSKKLFSSSDRTKVKILEKSAKEDKIDKLYSAYWFKVSIDGKTGWIYGQFLHPNPMSKTEFIE, encoded by the coding sequence ATGATTACTTTAATATTTGGAAAAACGATACATTCTAAAATGGCTCAAATGACAACTATCGCATTAAATTTTACAATATATTTTGCATTTATATTTACGCTCACCCTCACTGCTAAAGAAAATGGCGTTTGTTATATTTGGTCGGAAGGAGATTCACAGGGGCTAATAGAATGTAAATCTAGTAGTTTAGAAGATTGTTCAAAGGGAAACAAATCAATTACCAAAAACGATACAGCCTTTCAAAACTACACAGGAAAACTTTTCAGAAATGAACAAGGCCAATCTATACATGAATTTAAAACAGGTTCTGCAGATATTTGTGATAAAGAATTTATTAAAGAGGCAAGAGAATCTGAATTGACCATGTGTGATAATTGGGGCAAAGCAGTATACTCCACAGGTTTGAAAGTAGGAGACAATGCATTTGTCTACGGAAAATCCGTTAACGTCAGGGAATCTGCCAATAACAAATCCAAAAAACTTTTTTCGTCCTCAGATCGAACTAAAGTAAAAATTTTAGAGAAATCAGCTAAAGAGGATAAGATTGATAAACTCTACTCCGCCTATTGGTTTAAAGTTTCCATAGACGGAAAAACAGGGTGGATCTACGGACAATTTCTGCATCCAAATCCAATGAGTAAAACTGAATTTATTGAATAG